One genomic window of Anthonomus grandis grandis chromosome 3, icAntGran1.3, whole genome shotgun sequence includes the following:
- the LOC126734353 gene encoding jerky protein homolog-like: MEKALYKWFLKTRERNFPVTGLMIQEKAKLLHSQYKESPSVNASSGWMQKYKKRFGIRFLTISGEKLSSEPELVGPFKRTLRLKINQLQLTKEQIYNADETGLYWKLLPGKTYVAREEKTAPGRKTEKQRVTFRACTNAVTEFLQSQNLPVKAMLLLDNAASHPPAEQLRSDDGSIFTVYMPPNVTPLIQPMDQNAIRLTKLFYRKNLLSQIIGTNQDIGDALKHISLKDAILNLALAWRNLRPKVIEKCWHNLLSPLADEVDDEEDNIPLSVLRSRIRNEDIDTVRSEIITLLQTSIIQKYSILPYSTY, translated from the exons ATGGAAAAAGCTTTATATAAGTGGTTCTTAAAAACAAGGGAGAGAAATTTTCCGGTAACTGGTTTAATGATCCAAGAGAAGGCCAAGTTACTTCACAGTCAATACAAGGAATCTCCGTCTGTTAATGCGAGCAGTGGTTGGAtgcaaaagtataaaaaacgttttggaATACGCTTCCTAACGATTTCAGGAGAAAAATTATCGTCAGAACCCGAGCTTGTTGGTCCTTTTAAAAGAACTTTACGCCTAAAAATTAATCAGCTTCAGCTAACAAAAGAACAGATTTACAATGCCGATGAAACTGGTTTGTATTGGAAACTTCTGCCCGGAAAGACATATGTAGCTCGCGAAGAAAAAACTGCCCCAGGTAGGAAAACCGAGAAACAAAGAGTGACTTTTCGAGCATGCACAAACGCG GTTACGGAATTCCTACAGAGCCAAAACCTTCCAGTTAAAGCCATGCTTTTGTTGGACAACGCAGCAAGCCATCCACCTGCAGAACAGCTAAGAAGTGATGATGGTTCCATTTTTACTGTTTATATGCCACCTAACGTTACTCCGCTAATCCAGCCAATGGACCAAAACGCTATTCGTCTGACAAAactattttatcgaaaaaatttgTTATCACAAATTATTGGAACTAACCAGGATATCGGAGATGCTCTAAAACATATTTCGTTAAAGGACGCCATTCTAAATTTAGCTTTGGCGTGGAGAAATTTAAGGCCTAAAGTTATAGAAAAATGCTGGCATAATTTACTTTCACCATTAGCCGACGAAGTTGACGATGAGGAAGATAACATCCCCTTAAGTGTTTTACGGAGCCGAATAAGAAATGAAGACATTGACACCGTGAGATCAGAAATCATTACTTTATTGCAGACTTCCATAATCCAGAAGTATAGTATACTTCCATATTCAACCTATTGA